The following are from one region of the Mustela lutreola isolate mMusLut2 chromosome 9, mMusLut2.pri, whole genome shotgun sequence genome:
- the PPM1G gene encoding protein phosphatase 1G encodes MGAYLSQPNTVKCSGDGVGASRLPLPYGFSAMQGWRVSMEDAHNCIPELDSETAMFSVYDGHGGEEVALYCAKYLPEIIKDQKAYKEGKLQKALEDAFLAIDAKLTTEEVIKELAQIAGRPTEDEDEKEKVADEDDVDNEEAALLHEEATMTIEELLTRYGQNCHKGAPHSRPGAGTGEEPGSQGLNGEAGPEDPSRETSSEENGPTAKAHTGLSSNSERGTEAGQGGEPGTPTGEAGPSCSSASDKLPRVAKSKFFEDSEDESDEAEEEEEDSEECSEEEDGYSSEEAENEEDEDDTEEAEEDEEEEEMMVPGMEGKEEPGSDSGTTAVVALIRGKQLIVANAGDSRCVVSEAGKALDMSYDHKPEDEVELARIKNAGGKVTMDGRVNGGLNLSRAIGDHFYKRNKNLPPEEQMISALPDIKVLTLTDDHEFMVIACDGIWNVMSSQEVIDFIQSKISQRDENGELRLLSSIVEELLDQCLAPDTSGDGTGCDNMTCIIICFKPRNTAELQPESGKRKLEEVLSSEGAEENGNSDNKKKAKRD; translated from the exons GATGCGCACAACTGTATTCCTGAGTTGGACAGTGAGACAGCCATGTTTTCTGTCTATGATGGACATGGAG GGGAGGAAGTTGCCTTGTACTGTGCCAAATACCTTCCTGAGATCATCAAAGATCAGAAGGCCTACAAagaaggcaagctacaaaag GCATTAGAAGATGCCTTCTTGGCTATTGATGCCAAACTGACCACTGAGGAAGTCATTAAGGAGCTGGCACAGATTGCAGGGCGACCCACTGAGGAtgaggatgaaaaagaaaaagtagctgATGAAGATGATG TGGACAATGAGGAGGCTGCGCTGCTGCATGAAGAGGCCACCATGACTATTGAAGAGCTACTGACACGCTACGGGCAGAACTGTCACAAGGGTGCCCCCCACAGCAGACCTGGAGCTGGGACAGGCGAGGAGCCAGGGTCCCAGGGCCTCAACGGGGAGGCAGGACCTGAGGACCCATCTAGGGAAACTTCTTCAGAGGAGAATGGCCCCACAGCCAAGGCTCACACCGGCCTTTCCTCCAACTCAGAACGTGGGACTGAGGCAGGACAAGGAGGCGAGCCTGGCACTCCCACTGGTGAGGCTGGGCCTTCCTGCTCTTCAGCCTCTGACAAGCTGCCTCGAGTTGCTAAGTCCAAGTTCTTTGAGGACAGTGAGGATGAGTCAgatgaggcagaggaggaagaggaagacagtgAG GAATGCAGTGAGGAAGAGGATGGCTACAGCAGCgaagaggcagagaatgaggaagaTGAGGATGACACTGAGGAGGCTGAAGAAGACgaggaagaagaggagatgaTGGTGCCAGGCATGGAAGGCAAGGAGGAG CCTGGCTCTGACAGCGGTACCACAGCGGTGGTGGCTCTGATACGAGGGAAGCAGTTGATTGTAGCCAATGCAGGAGACTCTCGTTGTGTGGTGTCCGAGGCTGGCAAAGCTTTGGACATGTCCTATGACCACAAACCGGAGGATGAAGTGGAGCTAGCACGCATCAAGAATGCTGGTGGCAAGGTCACCATGGATGGGCGAGTCAACGGGGGCCTCAACCTCTCCAGAGCCATTG GAGACCACTTCTACAAGAGAAATAAGAACTTGCCACCTGAGGAACAGATGATATCAGCCCTTCCTGACATCAAGGTCTTGACTCTCACTGACGACCACGAATTCATGGTCATTGCCTGTGATGGCATATG GAATGTGATGAGCAGCCAGGAAGTTATAGACTTTATTCAATCAAAAATCAGCCAGCGTGATGAAAATGGGGAGCTTCGGTTATTGTCCTCCATAGTGGAAGAG CTGCTGGATCAGTGCCTGGCACCAGACACTTCTGGAGACGGTACAGGGTGTGACAACATGACCTGCATCATTATTTGCTTCAAGCCCCGAAACACAGCAGAGCTTCAGCCAGAGAGTGGCAAGCGGAAATTGGAGGAGGTGCTCTCTTCTGAGGGGGCTGAAGAAAATGGCAACAGTGACAATAAGAAGAAGGCCAAGCGGGACTAA
- the ZNF513 gene encoding zinc finger protein 513 isoform X1 — MPRRKQSHPQPVKCEGVKVDTEDSLDEGPGALVLESDLLLGQDLEFEEEEEEEEEEGDGNSDQLMGFERDSEGDSLGARPGLPYGLSDDESGGGRPLSAESEVEEPARGPGEARGERPGPACQLCGGPTGEGPCCGAGGPGGGPPLPPRLLYSCRLCAFVSHYSSHLKRHMQTHSGEKPFRCGRCPYASAQLVNLTRHTRTHTGEKPYRCPHCPFACSSLGNLRRHQRTHAGPPTPPCPTCGFRCCAPRPTRPPSPTEQEGAVPRRPEDALLLPDLSLHVPPGGASFLPDCGQLRGEGEGLCGTGSEPLPELLFPWTCRNCGQELEEGEGSRLGAAMCGRCMRGEAGGGASGGPQGPSDKGFACSLCPFATHYPNHLARHMKTHSGEKPFRCARCPYASAHLDNLKRHQRVHTGEKPYKCPLCPYACGNLANLKRHGRIHSGDKPFRCSLCNYSCNQSMNLKRHMLRHTGEKPFRCATCAYTTGHWDNYKRHQKVHGHGGAGGPGLSASEGWAPAHSPSSVLSSRGPTALSAAGSRALHTDSP; from the exons ATGCCCCGAAGGAAGCAGAGCCACCCGCAGCCCGTGAAATGCGAGGGGGTCAAAG TGGATACCGAAGACTCCCTCGACGAAGGACCCGGGGCCCTCGTATTGGAGAGTGATTTGCTACTAGGCCAGGATCTGGAgtttgaggaggaagaggaagaggaagaggaggaaggtgacGGCAACAGCGACCAGCTCATGGGCTTCGAGAGAGACTCTGAAG GAGACTCTCTGGGGGCCAGGCCTGGGCTTCCCTACGGGCTGAGTGATGACGAGTCTGGGGGCGGCCGGCCACTAAGTGCTGAGAGTGAAGTTGAGGAACCAGCCAGGGGTCCAGGGGAGGCCAGGGGTGAGAGGCCAGGCCCAGCCTGCCAGCTGTGTGGGGGGCCGACAGGTGAGGGGCCGTGTTGTGGGGCAGGAGGGCCGGGTGGGGGGCCCCCGCTGCCCCCACGGCTACTGTACTCATGCCGCCTCTGCGCCTTCGTGTCCCACTACTCGAGCCACCTGAAGCggcacatgcagacacacagcgGGGAGAAGCCGTTCCGCTGTGGCCGCTGCCCCTACGCCTCAGCCCAGCTCGTCAACCTGACGCGACATACCCGCACCCACACTGGCGAGAAGCCCTACCGCTGTCCCCACTGCCCCTTTGCCTGCAGCAGCCTGGGCAACCTGAGGCGGCATCAGCGTACCCACGCGGGGccccccactcctccctgccCGACCTGTGGCTTCCGCTGCTGTGCTCCACGTCCCACCCGGCCTCCCAGTCCCACAGAGCAGGAGGGGGCAGTGCCCCGGCGACCTGAAG ATGCTCTGCTGCTTCCAGATTTGAGCCTCCATGTGCCACCAGGTGGTGCCAGTTTCCTGCCGGACTGTGGGCAGCTGCGGGGTGAAGGGGAGGGCCTCTGTGGGACTGGCTCAGAACCACTGCCAGAGCTGCTGTTCCCTTGGACCTGCCGGAACTGTGgacaggagctggaggagggcgAGGGTAGTCGGCTGGGAGCTGCCATGTGTGGGCGCTGCATGCGAGGAGAGGCTGGAGGGGGTGCCAGTGGGGGGCCCCAAGGCCCCAGTGACAAAGGCTTTGCCTGTAGCCTCTGCCCCTTTGCCACTCATTATCCCAACCACCTGGCCCGGCATATGAAGACGCACAGTGGCGAGAAGCCCTTTCGCTGTGCCCGCTGTCCCTATGCCTCTGCTCATTTGGATAACCTGAAACGGCACCAGCGCGTCCACACAGGGGAGAAGCCCTACAAGTGCCCCCTCTGCCCCTATGCCTGTGGCAACCTGGCCAACCTCAAGCGTCATGGTCGCATCCACTCTGGGGACAAACCTTTTCGGTGTAGCCTTTGCAACTACAGCTGCAATCAGAGCATGAACCTCAAGCGCCACATGCTGCGGCACACAGGCGAGAAGCCCTTCCGCTGTGCCACCTGCGCCTACACCACAGGCCACTGGGACAACTACAAACGCCACCAGAAGGTGCATGGCCATGGTGGGGCAGGAGGgcctggcctctctgcctctgagGGCTGGGCCCCAGCTCACAGCCCCTCCTCTGTGTTGAGCTCTCGGGGTCCGACAGCTTTGAGTGCCGCTGGTAGCCGGGCTCTCCATACGGACTCGCCCTGA
- the ZNF513 gene encoding zinc finger protein 513 isoform X2 — MGFERDSEGDSLGARPGLPYGLSDDESGGGRPLSAESEVEEPARGPGEARGERPGPACQLCGGPTGEGPCCGAGGPGGGPPLPPRLLYSCRLCAFVSHYSSHLKRHMQTHSGEKPFRCGRCPYASAQLVNLTRHTRTHTGEKPYRCPHCPFACSSLGNLRRHQRTHAGPPTPPCPTCGFRCCAPRPTRPPSPTEQEGAVPRRPEDALLLPDLSLHVPPGGASFLPDCGQLRGEGEGLCGTGSEPLPELLFPWTCRNCGQELEEGEGSRLGAAMCGRCMRGEAGGGASGGPQGPSDKGFACSLCPFATHYPNHLARHMKTHSGEKPFRCARCPYASAHLDNLKRHQRVHTGEKPYKCPLCPYACGNLANLKRHGRIHSGDKPFRCSLCNYSCNQSMNLKRHMLRHTGEKPFRCATCAYTTGHWDNYKRHQKVHGHGGAGGPGLSASEGWAPAHSPSSVLSSRGPTALSAAGSRALHTDSP; from the exons ATGGGCTTCGAGAGAGACTCTGAAG GAGACTCTCTGGGGGCCAGGCCTGGGCTTCCCTACGGGCTGAGTGATGACGAGTCTGGGGGCGGCCGGCCACTAAGTGCTGAGAGTGAAGTTGAGGAACCAGCCAGGGGTCCAGGGGAGGCCAGGGGTGAGAGGCCAGGCCCAGCCTGCCAGCTGTGTGGGGGGCCGACAGGTGAGGGGCCGTGTTGTGGGGCAGGAGGGCCGGGTGGGGGGCCCCCGCTGCCCCCACGGCTACTGTACTCATGCCGCCTCTGCGCCTTCGTGTCCCACTACTCGAGCCACCTGAAGCggcacatgcagacacacagcgGGGAGAAGCCGTTCCGCTGTGGCCGCTGCCCCTACGCCTCAGCCCAGCTCGTCAACCTGACGCGACATACCCGCACCCACACTGGCGAGAAGCCCTACCGCTGTCCCCACTGCCCCTTTGCCTGCAGCAGCCTGGGCAACCTGAGGCGGCATCAGCGTACCCACGCGGGGccccccactcctccctgccCGACCTGTGGCTTCCGCTGCTGTGCTCCACGTCCCACCCGGCCTCCCAGTCCCACAGAGCAGGAGGGGGCAGTGCCCCGGCGACCTGAAG ATGCTCTGCTGCTTCCAGATTTGAGCCTCCATGTGCCACCAGGTGGTGCCAGTTTCCTGCCGGACTGTGGGCAGCTGCGGGGTGAAGGGGAGGGCCTCTGTGGGACTGGCTCAGAACCACTGCCAGAGCTGCTGTTCCCTTGGACCTGCCGGAACTGTGgacaggagctggaggagggcgAGGGTAGTCGGCTGGGAGCTGCCATGTGTGGGCGCTGCATGCGAGGAGAGGCTGGAGGGGGTGCCAGTGGGGGGCCCCAAGGCCCCAGTGACAAAGGCTTTGCCTGTAGCCTCTGCCCCTTTGCCACTCATTATCCCAACCACCTGGCCCGGCATATGAAGACGCACAGTGGCGAGAAGCCCTTTCGCTGTGCCCGCTGTCCCTATGCCTCTGCTCATTTGGATAACCTGAAACGGCACCAGCGCGTCCACACAGGGGAGAAGCCCTACAAGTGCCCCCTCTGCCCCTATGCCTGTGGCAACCTGGCCAACCTCAAGCGTCATGGTCGCATCCACTCTGGGGACAAACCTTTTCGGTGTAGCCTTTGCAACTACAGCTGCAATCAGAGCATGAACCTCAAGCGCCACATGCTGCGGCACACAGGCGAGAAGCCCTTCCGCTGTGCCACCTGCGCCTACACCACAGGCCACTGGGACAACTACAAACGCCACCAGAAGGTGCATGGCCATGGTGGGGCAGGAGGgcctggcctctctgcctctgagGGCTGGGCCCCAGCTCACAGCCCCTCCTCTGTGTTGAGCTCTCGGGGTCCGACAGCTTTGAGTGCCGCTGGTAGCCGGGCTCTCCATACGGACTCGCCCTGA
- the SNX17 gene encoding sorting nexin-17 — MHFSIPETESRSGDSGGSAYVAYNIHVNGVLHCRVRYSQLLGLHEQLRKEYGANVLPAFPPKKLFSLTPAEVEQRREQLEKYMQAVRQDPLLGSSETFNSFLRRAQQETQQVPTEEVSLEVLLSNGQKVLVNVLTSDQTEDVLEAVAAKLDLPDDLIGYFSLFLVREKEDGTFSFVRKLQEFELPYVSVTSLRSQEYKIVLRKSYWDSAYDDDVMENRVGLNLLYAQTVSDIERGWILVTKEQQRQLKSLQEKVSKKEFLRLAQTLRHYGYLRFDACVADFPEKDCPVVVSAGNSELSLQLRLPGQQLREGSFRVTRMRCWRVTSSVPLPSGGTSSPGRGRGEVRLELAFEYLMSKDRLQWVTITSPQAIMMSICLQSMVDELMVKKSGGSIRKMLRRRVGGTLRRSDSQQAVKSPPLLESPDASRESMVKLSSKLSAVSLRGIGSPSTDASASDVHGNFAFEGIGDEDL; from the exons ATGCACTTTTCCATTCCTGAAACCGAGTCCCGCAGCGGGGACAGCGGCGGCTCCGCCTACGTG GCCTATAACATTCACGtgaatggagtcctgcattgccGGGTGCGCTACAGCCAGCTCCTGGGGCTGCACGAGCAG CTTCGGAAGGAGTATGGGGCCAATGTTCTTCCTGCATTTCCCCCAAAGAAGCTTTTCTCTCTGACACCTGCTGAGgtagaacagaggagagagcagtTGGAGAAGTACATGCAAGCTG TTCGACAAGACCCGCTGCTTGGGAGCAGTGAGACCTTCAACAGCTTCCTGCGTCGGGCACAACAG GAGACACAGCAGGTCCCCACCGAGGAGGTTTCCTTGGAAGTGCTACTCAGCAATGGGCAGAAAGTTCTGGTCAATGTGCTAACTTCGGATCAGACTGAAGATGTCCTAGAG GCTGTGGCTGCAAAGCTGGATCTTCCGGATGACTTGATCGGATACTTTAGTCTCTTTCTAGTTCGAGAGAAAGAGGACGGAACCTTTTCTT TCGTCCGGAAGTTGCAAGAGTTTGAGCTGCCTTATGTGTCTGTTACCAGTCTTCGGAGTCAAGAGTATAAGATTGTGCTAAGGAAGAG TTATTGGGACTCTGCCTATGACGACGATGTCATGGAGAACCGGGTTGGCCTGAACCTGCTTTATGCTCAG ACGGTATCAGACATCGAGCGTGGGTGGATTCTGGTCACCAAGGAGCAGCAGCGGCAGCTCAAATCTCTGCAAGAGAAGGTCTCCAAGAAGGAg TTCCTGCGGCTGGCGCAGACACTGCGGCACTATGGCTACTTGCGCTTTGATGCCTGTGTGGCTGACTTCCCAGAGAAGGACTGTCCCGTGGTGGTGAGCGCAGGCAACAGTGAGCTCAGCCTCCAGCTCCGCCTGCCTGGCCAGCAACTCCGCGAAGGTTCCTTCCGGGTCACCCGCATGCGGTGCTGGCGCGTCACCTCCTCT GTGCCACTGCCCAGTGGAGGCACAAGCAGCCCaggccggggccggggtgaggTGCGCCTGGAACTGGCTTTTGAATACCTCATGAGCAAGGACCGGCTACAGTGGGTCACCATCACCAGCCCCCAG GCCATCATGATGAGTATCTGCTTACAGTCCATGGTAGATGAATTGATGGTGAAGAAATCTGGTGGCAGCATCAGGAAG ATGCTGCGCAGACGAGTGGGGGGCACCCTGAGACGCTCAGACAGCCAGCAAGCAGTGAagtccccacccctgctt GAGTCACCTGATGCCAGTCGGGAGTCCATGGTCAAACTCTCA AGCAAGCTGAGTGCCGTGAGCTTGCGAGGGATTGGCAGTCCCAGCACAGATGCCAGTGCCAGTGATGTCCACGGCAATTTTGCCTTCGAGGGCATTGGAGATGAGGATCTGTGA